One window from the genome of Rufibacter tibetensis encodes:
- a CDS encoding beta-ketoacyl synthase N-terminal-like domain-containing protein, producing the protein MDRGRDQEWIVIRGVGSVSGLGGTPEEVQASYASGKTAFTSLPSLGNDTPVSPISPAAEHLLQSLLLENTTYTSLDRTVQLAILAARQAVAQAGWQKEESAASIGINIGSSRGATGMFEQFHADFLKEPGKRLSPSVSPSTTLGNVASWVAHDLQASGPLISHSVTCSTALQAFANGVAWLKAGMAKRFLVGGTEAPLTPFTIAQMKSIGIYSKYKAEEKPCRPLNRDTNTFVLGEGAAVFALERMTLGEMQSLGLTEAVVLLAVGMGYERSPSKTGLSAEGFHFQAAMRDALKQASLAPSAIDALVLHAPGTKAGDSAELQAVESVLGPEAPLFFTNKNQIGHSLGASGALSAELAMALVSGKVSPLRQLSTMPFSSYTAISFVMVNAAGFGGNAASLLLHRLSLDQQS; encoded by the coding sequence ATGGACAGAGGAAGGGACCAGGAATGGATTGTCATACGAGGAGTAGGTTCTGTCTCTGGCTTAGGGGGAACTCCTGAGGAGGTGCAAGCTTCATACGCCAGCGGTAAGACAGCCTTTACGTCACTCCCTTCTTTAGGAAATGACACTCCAGTATCCCCAATTTCACCTGCGGCTGAGCACCTGCTTCAATCCCTATTGCTGGAAAATACCACTTATACTTCCTTAGACCGCACTGTTCAGCTAGCTATTTTAGCTGCCAGGCAAGCTGTGGCCCAAGCAGGTTGGCAGAAGGAAGAAAGTGCCGCCTCTATCGGGATAAACATTGGTTCGTCCAGGGGCGCTACCGGGATGTTTGAGCAGTTTCATGCAGATTTTCTGAAAGAGCCAGGTAAACGGCTTTCTCCCAGTGTTTCCCCTAGCACCACTTTGGGTAACGTGGCCAGTTGGGTAGCCCATGACTTGCAGGCTAGTGGTCCGCTCATCAGTCACTCGGTGACTTGCAGTACTGCCTTACAAGCTTTCGCCAATGGGGTAGCCTGGCTTAAGGCGGGTATGGCCAAACGGTTTCTGGTGGGAGGCACTGAAGCTCCGCTCACCCCGTTCACCATTGCTCAAATGAAGTCCATCGGGATCTACTCTAAATATAAAGCGGAAGAAAAGCCCTGCCGACCTTTAAACAGAGACACCAACACATTTGTACTGGGTGAAGGAGCCGCGGTGTTTGCGCTGGAAAGAATGACCTTGGGTGAAATGCAAAGTCTTGGTTTAACAGAAGCTGTTGTTTTGTTGGCAGTTGGAATGGGATATGAGCGTAGCCCCTCTAAAACAGGCCTTTCTGCAGAAGGATTTCATTTCCAGGCGGCCATGCGTGATGCTTTGAAACAGGCTTCATTGGCACCTTCTGCTATTGACGCCCTAGTCTTACATGCTCCTGGAACAAAAGCAGGCGATTCAGCAGAGTTACAAGCTGTAGAATCTGTGTTAGGTCCTGAGGCACCTCTTTTTTTTACAAATAAAAACCAGATTGGTCACTCACTAGGTGCTTCCGGAGCTTTGTCCGCTGAGTTAGCTATGGCTTTAGTGTCAGGCAAGGTTTCTCCTTTAAGGCAGCTTTCTACTATGCCCTTTTCTAGTTATACTGCCATTTCTTTTGTGATGGTGAATGCTGCGGGTTTCGGAGGAAATGCAGCGAGTTTATTGCTGCATAGACTATCTCTAGATCAACAATCCTAG
- a CDS encoding T9SS type A sorting domain-containing protein, with the protein MAFNGREVLFRVRLGGNSSASKGYSFLIDSDGVFNKQRLANGTLVDYTTPSKVKNLGFEYEVVLALNFDVVVYRHRGSGDDNDPFTSNVIWRGSTNGGYSQFLQKAIAASMEGSNADYFFDFYVPLSAFSGDGGTGISPNTPLRITGSSVTSAQTGLEGTISDVGGLDDRLYGNDRYAIWRQLIPAFPPTSLNQIQSGEFCQSAAAAAPSITTSPITTSTTIINGNSSENEGTVSLFRNGVQIATNTVVTVSNGTFSFPLPSGTTLTAGDVITARVTRAASGNCTASTSVSSNSVTVTNVVKGQCATVAPSNIRTGSGSKTLTIFHPSNALNSTTLKVYRDGDLLPGTVSTPVAATFNGVNGFDYTFTTSINSTCSQFNFGYACSNAGSYATLSATATLNGCESARSTQVYLNGNTVSTTSTTSTSATPTISNTSLCSSSNVLSGTSEANSLIYLYIDNEPALTGSDGSIIASATANASGAWSFGLNNFLIAAGEVVTVKVKAPATSSQEGGTHKGLSPASNGITFGSNCTTSAPTISSVTPCPSVTTISGTSPEVDGTFVIVYRRRSGVTDLRVTEAGTVTRATSTATTGNWTAQIRPEIKLQGGDVLYAIATAPGGKTASTFPSPTPNPLPTSATTVRSAEIASSYGLTLTEPIKERATIITGTSSTDGIVNLYIEGLRIAGTAIVSGASATTPVSWSIAISQTNQQNLSASTSVTASISPTGDVCESQQTAAVKVSCVAPSTTPTLATAAQTVCYNNAAVLTVNNTENGIIYQVYNGDVASGPSMVGNGGTITISSGNLTSATVLTVRAFQVGAPDCQASLTGNTSITIAPVPTVYAVSPSSSSVCNGAAASVTVANSEEGVSYQIQVLISATGAYSNTGNAGAGTGKSLTLSTGTLTSSGTFRVVGVRNGCTTEMGNTFAVMVPSNALTIVPSVQSVCAGSTATVTIQNSDNGVIYQLQRLEGSNYVNTGQSVTSTGGNISLTTAVLSVTGANTFRVLASSGQCTPFALTQQITVNVSSGTPLTYNVTPTTLSICSGQAASLTLSGSQLGIHYQIYSGTTPIGNIVEGTGNAITLSSGAITSGGTFTVRASNSCGNSVTMGNTTVTVNPTPTAFAFTPTSQAVCNNATASVSLAGSQLNVNYQIQVYNPGTGTYNNTGAIVAGTGGAITLITGALTSSANLKVVATNSNGCSLDMSNRAFVAVPSNNLTVSTVTPTVCTGSTGQVRVVASETEVFYQLYVGTTAVGTAMEGTGGDIILVSNAITANTTFTVRATASSPAGCTFQVGSSVTVNVSAPVNQTTTLATTSSICRGSNGSITLASSQQGVTYQMYNGTTPTGTGVAGTGGAITLTSDPLTSNASLQVFAISSGCSNTAIGSSYSITVNSPPTQYSFESTQKIIRSGDNVSIELPITQNGVEYQIYNGSTPTGNRVMETGGGIVLTSGPISSSTTLTVQAIGTGGCGNVTMKGFTSVSIDSAPLPVTLTSFSVKATANSIQLRWSTATEKDNDFFQVERSIGGRTFTSIGQVKGNGTTNVVQTYTFIDASAPEGNVYYRLKQVDFDGKYEYTKVVSVKSFGNKVLSKVSVTPNPFAQQVSISISNAEENTVQVELYDINQKLMYAESAEVTSGKVLLKKDLSRLSNGVYLLRLTTKSLSEVIRIVKKD; encoded by the coding sequence ATGGCTTTCAATGGTAGAGAAGTCCTGTTCAGAGTTAGATTAGGTGGTAATTCATCAGCATCTAAAGGATATAGTTTTTTGATTGACTCTGATGGCGTCTTCAACAAACAACGTCTAGCAAATGGAACCTTGGTAGACTATACTACTCCTTCCAAAGTTAAAAACCTTGGTTTTGAGTATGAAGTAGTGCTAGCCTTAAACTTTGACGTGGTGGTATACCGCCACAGAGGAAGTGGAGACGACAATGACCCATTCACCAGTAATGTGATATGGCGTGGAAGTACCAACGGAGGGTACAGCCAATTTCTTCAAAAAGCAATTGCCGCTTCAATGGAAGGTAGTAACGCTGACTACTTTTTTGATTTCTACGTACCACTTTCTGCTTTCAGCGGAGATGGTGGTACCGGCATCAGCCCCAATACTCCGCTGCGAATTACCGGGTCTTCCGTTACTAGTGCGCAAACCGGACTTGAAGGTACTATTTCAGATGTTGGAGGATTAGATGACCGGTTATACGGTAATGATAGATATGCGATCTGGAGACAATTGATTCCAGCTTTTCCTCCAACTTCATTGAATCAAATTCAATCCGGAGAGTTTTGCCAATCAGCAGCAGCTGCTGCCCCTTCTATTACTACTTCTCCTATCACTACTTCTACCACCATAATCAACGGAAACTCTTCTGAGAATGAAGGAACTGTTTCGCTCTTTAGGAATGGAGTACAAATTGCTACCAATACAGTAGTAACTGTTTCTAATGGAACATTCTCATTCCCCTTACCTAGCGGTACCACTTTAACTGCTGGCGATGTAATTACGGCAAGGGTAACAAGAGCAGCCAGTGGTAATTGTACTGCCTCTACATCTGTTTCCTCTAATTCAGTAACTGTAACAAACGTGGTGAAAGGCCAGTGCGCCACAGTTGCCCCATCAAATATCAGGACTGGTAGTGGCTCTAAAACCTTAACCATATTTCATCCTTCTAATGCATTAAATTCAACTACATTAAAAGTATACCGAGATGGAGATTTACTACCTGGTACAGTATCTACACCTGTAGCAGCCACTTTCAATGGAGTCAATGGTTTTGATTACACATTTACTACAAGTATAAATTCAACATGTTCTCAATTTAACTTTGGTTATGCTTGTTCTAATGCTGGAAGCTATGCGACCTTATCTGCCACTGCCACTCTAAATGGATGTGAATCTGCCAGATCTACACAAGTTTATTTGAACGGTAACACAGTAAGTACAACTTCAACAACAAGTACTTCTGCTACACCTACTATTTCTAACACCTCCTTATGTTCTTCATCTAATGTATTATCAGGTACCTCAGAGGCAAATTCTTTAATTTATTTGTATATAGATAATGAGCCTGCATTAACCGGATCTGATGGGAGTATCATTGCGTCTGCAACTGCTAATGCTAGCGGTGCCTGGAGCTTTGGCCTGAATAACTTTTTGATTGCTGCAGGCGAAGTTGTCACAGTCAAAGTTAAGGCACCTGCTACATCATCTCAAGAAGGTGGTACTCACAAGGGTCTTTCTCCTGCATCTAACGGCATCACTTTTGGATCGAACTGTACGACTTCCGCTCCTACAATAAGCTCAGTTACTCCATGTCCTTCTGTAACTACAATCTCGGGTACTTCACCTGAAGTAGATGGAACATTTGTTATAGTTTATAGGAGAAGAAGTGGAGTAACAGATTTAAGAGTCACTGAAGCTGGCACGGTTACTAGAGCAACTTCTACAGCTACTACCGGAAATTGGACAGCTCAGATTAGACCTGAAATTAAACTACAAGGAGGTGATGTTTTATATGCCATTGCCACAGCACCAGGGGGTAAGACGGCAAGCACCTTTCCAAGTCCAACACCAAACCCGTTACCTACTTCTGCTACCACAGTAAGATCAGCTGAAATCGCATCTTCTTATGGCTTAACTTTAACTGAACCTATCAAAGAAAGAGCAACAATCATTACTGGTACCAGTTCTACCGATGGAATCGTAAACTTGTACATCGAAGGCCTGCGTATTGCAGGCACAGCTATTGTTTCCGGTGCTTCTGCTACAACACCCGTGTCCTGGTCAATTGCAATCTCACAGACAAACCAGCAAAACCTTTCTGCAAGCACATCTGTCACTGCATCCATTTCACCTACAGGAGATGTATGTGAAAGCCAGCAGACCGCAGCCGTTAAAGTAAGCTGTGTAGCACCTTCTACTACCCCAACGTTGGCAACTGCTGCTCAAACTGTTTGCTATAATAATGCAGCAGTACTTACTGTTAACAATACAGAAAATGGTATAATTTACCAGGTTTATAATGGTGATGTCGCCAGCGGACCTTCAATGGTAGGCAATGGCGGAACTATTACGATTTCTTCAGGAAACCTAACATCTGCAACTGTCTTAACGGTGAGAGCTTTCCAGGTAGGCGCTCCAGATTGTCAGGCTTCTTTAACCGGAAACACTTCAATCACAATTGCTCCAGTACCTACTGTTTATGCAGTCTCCCCTTCATCTTCCTCGGTTTGTAACGGGGCAGCTGCATCTGTAACAGTAGCAAACTCAGAAGAAGGTGTATCTTACCAGATTCAGGTATTAATTTCAGCAACCGGAGCTTACTCCAATACTGGAAATGCAGGAGCTGGAACGGGGAAATCTCTTACTTTGTCCACGGGTACTCTTACATCAAGTGGCACCTTCAGAGTAGTAGGAGTACGTAATGGATGTACTACAGAGATGGGCAACACATTTGCAGTTATGGTTCCGTCTAATGCCTTGACCATAGTACCTTCAGTACAATCTGTATGTGCTGGAAGTACCGCTACTGTGACAATCCAGAATTCAGACAACGGTGTTATCTATCAATTGCAAAGACTTGAAGGTTCCAACTATGTCAATACCGGACAATCAGTAACTAGTACAGGTGGCAACATCTCACTTACCACCGCTGTTCTTTCTGTAACCGGAGCAAATACCTTTAGAGTATTGGCCAGTTCAGGTCAATGCACTCCATTTGCTTTAACGCAACAAATTACGGTAAATGTGTCATCAGGAACACCACTTACCTATAATGTTACACCAACTACACTTTCTATCTGTAGCGGACAGGCTGCTTCTTTAACTCTTTCTGGTTCACAATTGGGGATACACTACCAAATCTACTCAGGTACAACTCCTATAGGTAACATAGTGGAAGGAACCGGCAATGCTATAACTCTATCCTCTGGTGCTATTACTTCGGGCGGAACTTTCACCGTCAGAGCTTCAAATAGCTGTGGAAACTCTGTTACTATGGGAAACACTACCGTTACAGTAAACCCTACCCCAACAGCTTTTGCCTTTACTCCAACTTCTCAGGCCGTCTGCAACAATGCTACAGCATCCGTTTCTTTGGCAGGTTCACAGCTTAATGTTAATTACCAAATTCAGGTATATAATCCTGGCACAGGTACATATAACAACACAGGTGCAATTGTTGCTGGCACAGGGGGGGCCATCACGTTAATCACTGGTGCATTAACAAGCAGTGCCAACCTGAAAGTAGTAGCGACAAATTCCAATGGTTGTTCATTAGACATGAGCAACAGGGCTTTTGTGGCTGTTCCCTCCAACAATCTAACTGTATCTACAGTTACTCCAACAGTTTGTACCGGTAGCACTGGACAGGTAAGAGTAGTTGCTTCTGAAACGGAGGTATTCTACCAGCTTTATGTTGGCACTACAGCGGTAGGAACGGCTATGGAAGGAACGGGAGGGGACATCATTCTGGTTTCTAACGCCATCACTGCCAATACCACCTTTACAGTAAGAGCCACAGCTTCAAGCCCAGCAGGCTGTACTTTCCAGGTGGGTAGTTCGGTCACTGTGAATGTATCAGCGCCGGTTAACCAGACTACGACCCTCGCAACTACTTCTAGTATTTGTAGGGGTTCTAACGGCAGCATAACGTTAGCTTCTTCCCAGCAAGGAGTAACCTACCAGATGTACAATGGAACAACTCCTACTGGTACTGGGGTAGCCGGAACAGGCGGGGCAATCACGTTAACGTCAGACCCCTTAACTTCAAATGCTAGCCTACAAGTGTTTGCCATCAGTTCTGGTTGTTCCAATACAGCTATTGGCTCCAGTTATTCTATTACAGTTAATTCACCTCCTACCCAATATTCTTTTGAAAGCACACAAAAAATTATTAGATCAGGAGATAATGTTTCCATTGAATTACCAATCACACAAAATGGAGTAGAATACCAGATCTATAACGGAAGTACACCAACCGGCAACCGCGTAATGGAGACTGGCGGTGGTATTGTCTTGACATCAGGGCCAATTTCTTCATCAACCACTCTCACAGTACAAGCAATTGGCACCGGAGGCTGTGGTAATGTGACCATGAAAGGATTCACCTCCGTTAGCATTGATTCTGCTCCTCTCCCGGTTACCCTCACCTCTTTCTCTGTTAAGGCTACTGCTAACAGCATCCAACTACGCTGGTCCACCGCCACAGAGAAAGACAACGACTTCTTCCAGGTAGAGCGTAGTATTGGCGGGAGAACCTTTACCAGCATTGGGCAGGTAAAAGGAAACGGAACTACTAATGTAGTGCAGACCTATACTTTCATAGATGCCTCTGCCCCTGAAGGAAATGTGTACTACCGCTTGAAGCAAGTAGACTTTGATGGTAAGTATGAATACACCAAAGTGGTTTCAGTGAAAAGCTTTGGAAACAAAGTACTTTCAAAAGTTTCTGTAACTCCTAACCCTTTTGCCCAACAGGTATCTATTTCCATCAGCAATGCAGAAGAAAATACGGTACAGGTAGAACTGTATGATATAAACCAGAAGTTGATGTATGCTGAATCAGCAGAAGTTACTTCAGGCAAAGTGCTGTTAAAGAAAGATCTTTCCAGACTTTCCAATGGTGTTTACCTGCTGCGCCTGACAACTAAATCTTTGTCTGAAGTCATCAGAATAGTTAAAAAGGACTAA
- a CDS encoding aspartate kinase, which translates to MKIMKFGGTSVGSAERMGAVSQLLPTQEPVIVVLSAMSGTTNHLVQIGQQLAQGNVAQAESLTNQLEQHYKQVVTDLYKQEASKDKGNQVVQTVFADIRACFERTFSPASEKIILAQGELLSTQLFQIFQHENGIPSVLLPALEFMKITPDEEPDQVFIRENLRKQLEKYPDAQLFITQGYICRNAKNEIDNLKRGGSDYTASIVGAAVKASEIQIWTDIDGMHNNDPRIVKNTYPIAELSFDEAAELAYFGAKILHPSSILPAQQHNIPVRLLNTMQPEAQGTTISSKRTGNKIKAVAAKDGIIAIKIKSSRMLLAYGFLRSVFEVFERFKTPIDMITTSEVAVSLTIDNGTYLPEITEALQRFGTVEIDSDLTIVCVVGDFMEDRPGAALKVVQSLRHIPLRMISYGGSKNNISFLVNTSYKEDALISINEGVFQEKEETNA; encoded by the coding sequence ATGAAAATCATGAAATTTGGGGGCACCTCCGTTGGTTCTGCGGAACGCATGGGTGCCGTCTCACAACTGCTCCCTACACAGGAACCAGTGATTGTGGTGCTTTCAGCTATGTCTGGCACAACTAATCATCTGGTGCAGATTGGGCAGCAACTGGCACAGGGCAATGTAGCCCAGGCCGAATCTCTCACAAACCAACTGGAGCAACACTATAAACAGGTTGTTACCGACTTATATAAACAGGAAGCTTCTAAGGACAAGGGGAATCAGGTGGTACAAACCGTATTCGCTGACATACGCGCCTGCTTTGAACGTACCTTCTCTCCAGCATCAGAAAAAATCATTTTAGCACAGGGCGAATTACTTTCTACCCAGCTCTTCCAGATTTTCCAGCATGAGAATGGCATTCCTTCAGTGTTGCTTCCAGCGTTAGAGTTCATGAAGATCACGCCAGATGAGGAACCTGACCAGGTGTTCATTAGGGAGAACCTGAGAAAGCAACTGGAGAAGTACCCAGATGCTCAGTTGTTCATTACCCAAGGCTACATCTGCCGCAACGCGAAAAACGAGATTGATAACCTGAAACGTGGGGGAAGTGACTACACTGCTTCTATTGTTGGGGCCGCGGTAAAGGCTTCTGAAATCCAGATCTGGACCGATATTGACGGAATGCACAACAACGATCCGCGCATCGTGAAGAACACCTACCCTATTGCGGAGCTGTCTTTTGACGAGGCGGCAGAGTTGGCGTATTTCGGGGCGAAAATTCTGCACCCGTCCAGTATTTTACCTGCTCAGCAGCACAACATTCCAGTGCGCTTGCTGAACACCATGCAACCTGAAGCACAGGGTACTACTATCTCTTCTAAGAGAACCGGAAACAAAATCAAAGCGGTCGCAGCCAAAGACGGCATCATTGCCATCAAGATCAAGTCAAGCCGTATGTTGCTGGCCTACGGTTTTCTGCGCAGCGTTTTTGAGGTGTTTGAGCGATTCAAAACCCCAATTGACATGATCACCACGTCTGAGGTGGCGGTGTCTTTGACCATAGACAACGGAACGTACCTGCCAGAAATCACTGAGGCCCTGCAGCGCTTTGGTACGGTAGAGATTGACTCTGACCTGACCATTGTGTGTGTGGTAGGCGACTTCATGGAAGACCGTCCGGGTGCGGCTTTGAAGGTAGTGCAGTCTTTGCGTCACATCCCGTTGCGCATGATTTCTTACGGCGGAAGCAAAAACAACATCAGCTTCCTGGTGAACACCAGCTATAAAGAAGATGCCTTAATATCCATCAATGAAGGTGTTTTCCAGGAAAAGGAGGAAACCAATGCTTAA